One genomic region from Bacillus sp. SLBN-46 encodes:
- a CDS encoding DHA2 family efflux MFS transporter permease subunit: protein MDQSKAEAKRPPYGIIAVLMIGAFIAFLNNTLLNIALPSIMKDLEIEASTVQWLTTGFMLVNGILIPLSAFLIQKFSVRQLFLAAMILFTVGTVLAGFAHAFPLLLTGRMIQASGSAIMMPLLMNVMLTSFPVEKRGMAMGVFGLVLMFAPAIGPTLSGWIIEHYDWRMLFHFITPIAIVVVLIGFFLLKDKKGKVDIKLDFLSVILSSVGFGGILYGFSSAGKDGWDSPKVYGTLAIGVIALVTFILRQLNQERPLLNFRIYKYPMFALSSAISMVVTMAMFSGMLLLPIYVQTIRGISPFDAGLMLLPGAISMAIMMPITGKLFDKFGGRLLAIIGLTITVVTSYLFSKLTLETTYTHLIILYTLRMFGMSMVNMPVTTNGLNQLPARFYPHGTAMNNTMSQVSGAIGTALLVTVMTTRAKTHATELVAAAKAKMLSNPPTTAITEAMKLKMQHDIQMKAMLEGINDAFYVSVFIAGLALVLALFIKRAKQAEDPGEAKPAGNKVTAKLAEN, encoded by the coding sequence ATGGATCAATCAAAAGCTGAGGCTAAACGTCCTCCATACGGGATTATTGCGGTCTTAATGATTGGAGCCTTTATTGCATTCTTAAATAACACATTACTAAATATCGCACTACCTTCCATTATGAAGGATTTAGAAATCGAAGCTTCGACGGTTCAATGGCTAACAACAGGATTTATGTTAGTAAATGGAATTCTTATTCCATTGTCAGCATTTTTAATTCAAAAATTCTCTGTTCGTCAACTTTTCTTAGCAGCAATGATTTTATTTACAGTCGGTACTGTTTTAGCTGGATTTGCGCATGCGTTCCCATTATTACTAACCGGTCGGATGATTCAGGCTTCTGGTTCTGCCATAATGATGCCTTTATTAATGAACGTAATGTTAACTAGTTTTCCAGTTGAAAAACGTGGAATGGCGATGGGCGTATTTGGATTAGTATTAATGTTTGCCCCAGCTATTGGACCGACGTTATCAGGCTGGATTATTGAACACTATGATTGGAGAATGCTTTTCCATTTTATTACGCCAATCGCGATTGTTGTCGTATTAATTGGATTTTTCTTACTTAAAGATAAAAAAGGAAAAGTTGATATCAAACTTGATTTCTTATCTGTTATCTTATCTAGCGTAGGGTTTGGTGGAATATTATATGGATTTAGTTCTGCTGGTAAGGACGGATGGGACAGTCCAAAGGTATACGGCACCCTTGCAATTGGTGTCATTGCCTTAGTAACCTTTATTTTACGTCAATTAAATCAAGAAAGACCACTGCTTAATTTTAGAATCTACAAATACCCAATGTTCGCATTATCGTCAGCGATTTCCATGGTTGTTACTATGGCAATGTTTTCTGGGATGCTCCTACTACCAATTTATGTGCAAACAATTCGTGGGATTTCACCGTTTGATGCAGGTTTAATGTTGCTACCAGGGGCTATTTCAATGGCAATTATGATGCCGATTACTGGAAAACTATTTGACAAATTTGGTGGCCGTTTATTAGCCATTATCGGTTTAACCATTACGGTAGTAACCAGCTATTTATTCAGTAAATTAACACTTGAAACAACTTATACACACTTAATTATTTTATATACGCTTCGTATGTTTGGTATGTCAATGGTTAATATGCCAGTTACGACAAATGGATTAAACCAATTGCCAGCAAGGTTTTACCCACATGGTACAGCGATGAACAATACGATGTCACAGGTTTCAGGAGCAATTGGTACGGCTTTATTGGTAACAGTAATGACAACCCGTGCGAAAACACATGCAACGGAACTTGTTGCAGCAGCCAAAGCCAAGATGCTCAGCAATCCGCCGACAACAGCGATTACTGAGGCTATGAAATTAAAAATGCAACACGACATCCAAATGAAAGCTATGCTTGAAGGGATAAATGATGCGTTCTATGTAAGTGTTTTTATCGCTGGTCTTGCTTTAGTCCTTGCACTTTTCATTAAACGTGCAAAACAAGCAGAAGACCCAGGAGAAGCTAAGCCAGCAGGCAATAAAGTAACTGCAAAGCTAGCTGAAAATTAA
- a CDS encoding TetR/AcrR family transcriptional regulator, whose translation MYNRKQNVIHSAHQLFIEKGFQATSIQDILDYSGISKGTFYNYFSSKNELLIAIYKTIHKKLEKEKNDLLVGQDPSDIEIFIKQIELQMITNRKNKLIALFEEVMASNDNDLKQFILRSRLNSLHWYYKRFIEIFGEDKRPYLLDCAIMFQGILQINVQYNRMAYETGEKVSQVVRYSVSRLVKMVEDVVDSNDQLLQPELIEKWLPGCQKNDKGFKTQLLQYSVTLRKTIAKHISIEAEQTKFIELLDFIIDELLHSGVPRKFITESALYTLKENNYLAKELPPLEKLVKDFFSQLED comes from the coding sequence ATGTACAATCGGAAACAAAATGTTATTCATTCTGCCCATCAATTATTTATTGAAAAGGGTTTCCAAGCAACATCTATTCAAGACATTTTAGATTATAGCGGTATTTCAAAGGGTACATTTTATAATTATTTTTCTTCAAAGAATGAGTTATTAATCGCAATTTATAAAACCATTCACAAAAAGCTGGAGAAGGAAAAAAATGACTTACTCGTCGGTCAGGATCCTTCAGATATTGAAATATTTATTAAACAGATTGAATTGCAAATGATTACAAATAGAAAAAATAAATTAATTGCTTTATTTGAAGAGGTTATGGCTTCCAATGATAATGACCTTAAACAGTTTATTCTGCGTAGTCGCTTGAATTCTCTTCACTGGTACTATAAGCGTTTTATTGAAATTTTTGGCGAGGACAAAAGACCTTATTTGTTAGATTGTGCAATAATGTTTCAGGGAATTCTCCAAATAAATGTACAATACAATCGAATGGCGTATGAAACGGGAGAAAAAGTCAGTCAAGTAGTACGTTATAGTGTTAGCCGCCTAGTAAAAATGGTGGAAGATGTAGTCGACTCCAATGATCAATTGCTTCAACCAGAATTGATTGAAAAATGGCTTCCTGGCTGTCAAAAAAATGATAAGGGTTTTAAAACTCAACTTCTTCAGTACTCGGTCACATTAAGAAAAACGATTGCAAAACATATTTCTATTGAAGCAGAACAGACTAAATTTATTGAACTGCTGGATTTTATTATTGATGAACTATTACATTCCGGTGTACCCCGCAAATTTATTACTGAAAGTGCTCTTTACACTCTGAAAGAGAACAATTATCTGGCCAAAGAACTCCCACCACTGGAAAAGTTGGTTAAAGACTTCTTTAGTCAACTTGAGGATTGA
- the ltrA gene encoding group II intron reverse transcriptase/maturase, which produces MNQELKFKWHSVYGQILFDRKLKTAWEKVKSNNGAGGIDGETVTSYASNEEKNLKQLLQKLRLKEYTPSPVRRKYIPKKNGKLRPLGIPNIEDRIVQQAVVNVLEPKCEELIFHKWSCGYRPNLGAKRVMQIITWNIESGYNYIYDCDIKGFFDNIPHKKLMKILNKYIADGTILDLIWKWLKAGYMEEGKYHKVDSGTPQGGVISPLLANLFLNELDWELETHGIHFVRYADDFLLFAKTKEEIVRAESITKQKLAELGLEISIEKTKIVDFNHDDFDFLGFTFEHWRKRKRDGKPYYIAKPKDSTWKDFRQKIKDKTMKSLTFSKEMWVERVNQVIRGKVNYFLTLWNAINENKKYGREFSCFFNVFRDNLLAIDSYIRRRLRVAMIHDHPSQNKGHKMKTKWGIEFFARIGLVPAFQYYYGKQYGHTIEDYIQYMKVKQEKKYKRKLQRAKERGEVYFTAKRVQMINCAQGKTRYSM; this is translated from the coding sequence TTGAATCAAGAACTAAAGTTCAAATGGCACAGTGTATATGGACAAATTCTCTTCGATAGAAAGCTAAAAACAGCTTGGGAAAAGGTTAAGAGCAATAATGGGGCTGGAGGTATAGATGGAGAAACAGTCACAAGTTACGCAAGTAACGAAGAAAAGAATCTCAAGCAGTTACTCCAGAAATTAAGACTTAAAGAGTACACCCCGTCACCAGTACGAAGAAAATATATTCCCAAAAAGAACGGAAAACTTCGTCCACTGGGGATACCAAATATTGAAGACCGTATCGTTCAGCAAGCTGTGGTTAATGTACTTGAACCTAAATGTGAAGAACTCATTTTCCATAAATGGTCATGCGGCTATCGTCCAAATCTTGGAGCTAAAAGAGTAATGCAAATCATTACTTGGAATATCGAGAGTGGTTACAATTATATTTACGATTGTGATATTAAGGGATTCTTTGACAATATTCCTCATAAAAAGTTAATGAAGATACTTAATAAATATATAGCTGATGGAACTATACTCGATCTAATTTGGAAATGGCTTAAAGCGGGCTACATGGAAGAAGGAAAGTATCACAAAGTAGACTCAGGAACCCCGCAAGGGGGTGTGATTTCACCATTACTTGCGAATCTCTTTCTAAATGAACTTGATTGGGAACTTGAAACCCATGGAATTCACTTCGTCAGATATGCCGATGATTTCCTCTTATTTGCCAAAACAAAAGAGGAAATTGTGCGTGCAGAATCAATAACAAAACAAAAGCTAGCTGAATTAGGGCTTGAGATCTCCATCGAGAAAACGAAAATCGTCGATTTTAACCATGATGATTTTGATTTCCTTGGATTCACTTTTGAGCACTGGAGGAAAAGGAAGAGAGATGGAAAACCATACTACATAGCTAAACCAAAGGATTCTACATGGAAAGACTTTCGCCAAAAGATAAAGGATAAAACAATGAAATCCCTAACTTTTAGCAAAGAAATGTGGGTTGAACGTGTGAATCAAGTAATACGGGGAAAAGTAAATTACTTTTTAACACTTTGGAATGCGATAAACGAGAATAAAAAGTATGGAAGAGAATTTTCATGTTTCTTCAACGTTTTCAGAGATAACTTATTAGCCATAGATAGCTATATAAGAAGAAGACTAAGAGTAGCAATGATACATGACCATCCAAGTCAAAACAAAGGGCATAAGATGAAAACAAAATGGGGAATAGAGTTCTTTGCGAGGATTGGATTAGTTCCAGCATTTCAATATTATTATGGAAAGCAATATGGACATACCATTGAGGACTACATTCAGTACATGAAGGTAAAACAAGAAAAGAAATATAAAAGAAAACTACAAAGAGCCAAAGAACGTGGAGAGGTTTACTTCACAGCCAAAAGAGTCCAAATGATTAACTGTGCACAGGGTAAAACAAGGTATTCAATGTAA
- a CDS encoding branched-chain amino acid aminotransferase, giving the protein MVNFSDAYIERCDKETENMIKVETGTFLTQPLTYLKKNNNEFIYLESNWFEAIRVEAVSLEVDDVFGTYDVMLGLKLQKKFDKTLKEHLNTTLHGNEAKFDLMFSQDDGLWNLNFALNYVEGFKEDMTLNEAFQVIYQFLNNLVEAVNVGQI; this is encoded by the coding sequence ATGGTGAATTTTTCAGATGCTTATATTGAACGATGTGATAAAGAAACAGAAAATATGATAAAGGTTGAAACAGGGACTTTTTTAACTCAACCACTCACTTATTTGAAAAAGAATAATAATGAGTTTATCTATCTAGAGTCAAATTGGTTTGAAGCGATTAGAGTAGAAGCTGTTTCGTTAGAGGTTGATGATGTGTTTGGAACCTATGACGTGATGTTAGGGCTAAAGCTTCAAAAGAAATTCGATAAAACATTAAAGGAACATTTAAATACAACTTTACATGGAAATGAAGCCAAATTTGATTTGATGTTTAGTCAAGACGATGGCCTATGGAATTTAAACTTTGCTTTGAATTATGTTGAAGGTTTTAAGGAAGATATGACCTTAAATGAAGCGTTCCAAGTAATTTATCAATTCCTAAATAATTTAGTGGAAGCAGTTAATGTAGGACAAATTTAA
- a CDS encoding metallophosphoesterase codes for MLKLILSLFLAIDVIGLHPIQSELAQANEEPQAKTEQENGQKQETETAQPTSAKQQNEITDTDPNIQLAVISDTHISTKNNDTVKKFETALKDLNSVAPDYDVLAVGGDMTDHGLTQEYDLFKSILNANINQNADTFFVMGNHEWMEKKVNRASKVTDSNLISRFVNEMNVPGLYYDQWIGGYHFITIAGEKSEATMLATYKNEDDADSAYISNKQFKWLEETLPIHSENNKPIFIFLHQPITGTVYGSEWGAGLEDQKILALLKKYPQVILFSGHSHYPLNDQSSIVQDGVTMVNTSAVAYTYTKGTGINTTQSQGYVVNVFDNRVEFMAREFSNGTWIKTVTIPISQTNQLK; via the coding sequence ATGTTAAAATTAATTCTATCATTATTTCTTGCAATCGATGTCATCGGTTTACATCCCATTCAATCAGAACTAGCTCAGGCCAATGAAGAACCGCAGGCAAAAACTGAACAGGAAAACGGGCAAAAACAAGAAACGGAAACCGCACAACCTACATCCGCCAAACAACAGAATGAAATAACTGATACAGACCCCAATATACAACTTGCAGTAATTAGTGATACTCATATCTCAACTAAGAATAATGATACTGTAAAAAAGTTTGAGACAGCACTAAAAGATTTAAACAGTGTGGCACCTGATTATGATGTCCTTGCCGTTGGCGGAGATATGACAGATCACGGTCTGACTCAAGAATATGATTTGTTTAAATCTATCCTAAATGCAAATATAAATCAGAATGCTGATACATTTTTTGTAATGGGAAATCATGAATGGATGGAGAAAAAAGTGAATCGTGCTTCTAAAGTGACTGATTCAAATCTAATATCAAGATTTGTGAATGAGATGAATGTTCCTGGACTTTATTATGATCAGTGGATTGGAGGATATCATTTTATAACGATTGCCGGTGAAAAATCAGAAGCTACCATGTTAGCAACATACAAAAATGAAGATGATGCAGATTCAGCTTACATTTCTAATAAGCAATTTAAGTGGTTAGAGGAAACTCTACCTATTCATTCAGAAAATAACAAACCAATTTTCATCTTCCTTCACCAGCCAATTACAGGTACCGTTTACGGAAGTGAATGGGGAGCTGGACTTGAAGATCAAAAAATACTAGCATTGCTTAAAAAATATCCACAAGTGATTCTTTTTAGCGGACACTCTCATTATCCATTAAATGATCAAAGTAGCATTGTTCAAGACGGAGTTACGATGGTAAATACGAGTGCGGTAGCTTATACCTATACTAAGGGTACAGGTATAAATACAACCCAATCTCAAGGCTATGTAGTTAATGTTTTTGATAACCGTGTAGAATTTATGGCTCGAGAGTTTAGTAATGGTACGTGGATCAAAACGGTAACCATTCCAATCTCACAAACTAACCAGCTAAAATAG
- a CDS encoding rhodanese-like domain-containing protein, whose translation MSTSTIIMIVLLVGFFAWRLIPVKGVRNITTGQLKDELGDKNKQYIDVRTPMEFKGRNIKGFKNIPLDQLSTKAATLAKDKEVIVIFQSGMRSTQASKILKKLGFKQITNVKGGMSAWN comes from the coding sequence ATGAGTACAAGCACCATAATCATGATAGTATTATTGGTTGGATTTTTTGCTTGGAGGCTTATTCCTGTAAAAGGAGTACGCAATATAACAACCGGCCAATTGAAAGATGAACTTGGTGACAAGAACAAGCAATACATTGATGTTCGTACGCCAATGGAGTTTAAAGGCAGGAATATTAAAGGATTTAAGAATATTCCACTTGATCAATTATCTACTAAAGCAGCTACATTAGCAAAAGATAAAGAAGTTATAGTTATTTTTCAAAGTGGAATGAGAAGTACACAAGCTTCAAAAATTCTAAAAAAATTAGGTTTTAAACAAATTACAAATGTAAAGGGCGGCATGAGCGCCTGGAATTAA
- a CDS encoding rhodanese-like domain-containing protein, whose product MKRITAKEVEQKLVNGEKLNIIDVREVAEVATGKITNAVNIPLGLVEFKMPDLDKKQKYIIVCRSGARSSQATMFLESYGFDVTNMDGGMMAWEGEVEI is encoded by the coding sequence ATGAAACGTATTACAGCTAAAGAAGTGGAACAAAAATTAGTAAATGGTGAAAAGTTAAATATTATTGATGTTCGTGAAGTAGCAGAAGTGGCAACTGGTAAAATCACAAACGCAGTTAACATTCCTTTAGGATTAGTTGAGTTTAAAATGCCAGATCTTGATAAAAAGCAAAAGTATATTATTGTTTGTCGCTCAGGAGCAAGAAGCTCACAAGCTACCATGTTCTTAGAAAGTTACGGATTTGATGTTACCAACATGGACGGCGGAATGATGGCTTGGGAAGGCGAAGTTGAGATTTAA
- a CDS encoding sulfurtransferase yields the protein MVITWIIAALIIVSIYQRYVPVIGISSVQNFSDHGELVLLDLRDYQTSSKDVIPNSVNLPYAYLKRYYKEIPKKKLLIIASDSIEKNLAIRFLKKRQFSIHGFIILDEKRRDKHWSMINKQKIG from the coding sequence ATGGTTATAACATGGATTATTGCAGCGTTAATAATTGTATCTATATATCAAAGATATGTTCCTGTCATTGGAATTTCATCAGTACAAAATTTTTCTGATCATGGCGAACTTGTGTTACTAGATTTAAGAGATTATCAAACATCTTCAAAAGACGTGATTCCGAACTCGGTAAACTTACCATACGCCTACTTAAAGAGGTACTACAAAGAAATACCTAAGAAAAAGCTTCTAATAATTGCTTCAGATTCAATTGAAAAAAATCTGGCCATCCGTTTTTTAAAGAAAAGGCAATTTTCCATTCACGGTTTTATAATTTTGGATGAAAAAAGGAGGGATAAGCATTGGAGTATGATAAACAAACAAAAAATAGGCTAA
- a CDS encoding metal-sensitive transcriptional regulator — MEYDKQTKNRLKRTEGQIRGVLRMMEEHQDCEKVINQLSAVSSAISHTIGVIVSENLKYCLIEQADASNKDEIVNDAVKLLVRSRK, encoded by the coding sequence TTGGAGTATGATAAACAAACAAAAAATAGGCTAAAACGAACAGAAGGTCAAATTAGAGGTGTTTTACGTATGATGGAGGAACACCAGGATTGCGAGAAAGTTATTAATCAATTATCTGCCGTTAGTTCTGCCATTAGTCATACAATTGGAGTCATTGTAAGTGAAAACCTTAAGTATTGTTTAATTGAACAAGCAGATGCAAGCAACAAGGATGAAATTGTCAATGATGCTGTAAAGCTTTTAGTCAGAAGTAGAAAATAA